The sequence aacaaggagtaatggtctcaagttgcagtggggaaggtttaggttggatattaggaaacactatttcactaggagggcggtgaagcactggaatgggttacctagggaggtggtggagtctccttccttagaggtttttaagatcaggtttgacaaagccctggctgggatgatttagttgggattaggtcctgctttgagcagggggttggactagatacctcctgaggtcccttccaaccctgatattctatgattctatgacaactCTTCTGTCTCCTACTGTCCCCTTGCTGGCAGCCTCAAAAGGGCTGAATGGGGTTGTGACACTGAGCCCCCATCTCGTCCCTGGCCAGGGTCCCCCCAGCAGGGCTGTACGGATGAAGCTCGCTCTGGCGCTGACTGCCCAGCTCCCACTCGGAAGATAGACTGAAGACCTGagctcagatcctcagctgggtgATGGCTCGGTGGAGTGACGGCGATTGACACCAGCCGGGGGTGCGGCCGTCAGCCTCCAGTGCTCCCCGTGGGAAGCTAGAGCCCCGGGTCCGGACAGTCAGGCACCATGAGCCAGCTCACCGAGATGTTGTAGAAGATGAGGAGGATGGAGATGTTCTGCAGGATCTTCCTCCGGATGCTGATGCGTTCCAGCTCCCCGCTGGGCCGagactgccggcccccggcggagATCTTGGCAAGGGAGTCATTGCTGCCGCTGCAGGCCAGCCAGCACCCCGGCACCTGATCCTCCAGCTGGGCCACCATCCTGGCTGGCGTGTGGCGGCTGGCCGGGCAGATGGCGCAGTTACTCTCACGGCGGGCAGCCTCGTCCTGCTGGACCGGCTCTTCGGCAGGGCCTCCGGAGATGGAGAAGACCCATTTGTTGCccggggggctgtcgggggcgtCTGGCCGGTGGGCGGGCCTGGAGTAAAGGGCTTCGGTGATGAAGAGGTTCTGGCCCAGCACTTGGATGGTTTTGcagagggagaagcagaggtcCAGGAGGTGGAGGCTGCCGTTGATGTGCAGGAAGAAGATGGCCACCAGGGAGAAGACGGAGACCATCAGGGGCCCGCAGGAGCTGCCCAGCAAGAGGGTGACGTCCAGGCTCCGCACCACGCTCTTGGAGCAGTCGGTGGAGGCCGGGTCTCTCTGGAGCCGGTAGGCAGCGATGCCGACCAGCGAGGCCAGGAACATGGCGGAGAGCAGCACCGAGTTGAAGATGTAGTAGGTCCGCAGGGCCTCGGGGACTGTCTCGGGGGCCTTGGCCAGCACCCCGAAGGAGATCATCACCCCGAAGGTGGCCGAGATGGCCAGcgcccccagcaccagccccaCGAAGGCCCCGCTGAGGTGGAAGCGGCCCCGGGGGTGcgggcggggctgccggtggcaGGCCGCCTGCCCCGTGTTCTTCCACACCACATAGAGCATGGTGGAGGAGAAAAGGCTGAACTCGATGTTGAAGGGGTGCAGGTAGGCGGCGCCCTCGGAGAAGATGTGGCACAGGCTGGTGGCGCACGAGCAGCTGTTGGTGGGCGAACTccctgcagggggtgagggggggtcaCTCAGCGCCAGCCTGGGAGTGGGGCAgcatgggagggagagggactggatgggggaagggctgtgcatgggagaggctgggggcggggctgtgcataGGGATTGGAGGGTAAGGCTGTCTGTGGGAGGCTGTGCCTAGGGGTGGGGAGGACAGGGCTGTGGGGGCGAGGGGCTGTGc is a genomic window of Chrysemys picta bellii isolate R12L10 chromosome 7, ASM1138683v2, whole genome shotgun sequence containing:
- the LOC101952870 gene encoding proton channel OTOP2-like yields the protein MIPGTMSNVLQRCLPLGSPHPPEGQGQGAPDSPADPEGAGWQDLANARAGSLLSLLYLVLLTFLGSAVLLAEIHQRSPQSRNVHGFLATLMLTSCAWMLWFGWRSSQNKRRKLHQDHHAGASWLKGGLSLFALATLVLDCLSLGYYYELQHCTSVLITAFPVVQAVFTIIQVSLLSFHAKVCIQEQQHLNRFGLMHTLATNVLMWMSVVLDESMKQLQEIYDAHETESPWPVHGSSPTNSCSCATSLCHIFSEGAAYLHPFNIEFSLFSSTMLYVVWKNTGQAACHRQPRPHPRGRFHLSGAFVGLVLGALAISATFGVMISFGVLAKAPETVPEALRTYYIFNSVLLSAMFLASLVGIAAYRLQRDPASTDCSKSVVRSLDVTLLLGSSCGPLMVSVFSLVAIFFLHINGSLHLLDLCFSLCKTIQVLGQNLFITEALYSRPAHRPDAPDSPPGNKWVFSISGGPAEEPVQQDEAARRESNCAICPASRHTPARMVAQLEDQVPGCWLACSGSNDSLAKISAGGRQSRPSGELERISIRRKILQNISILLIFYNISVWILYAYGTRPHLVSQIEQAFYGFTLWVIIVKISLPLGIFYRMHSVASLFEVYCKTC